In a genomic window of Parambassis ranga chromosome 24, fParRan2.1, whole genome shotgun sequence:
- the LOC114428425 gene encoding sorting nexin-14-like isoform X3: MPGVWTYVQDLKRGLKLDVLREAGRQYPVSCFLLLGMASLTVLLNSYIHILMVFWSLLAGVITFYCSLGPESLLPNILFTVKQRNRQHQQQQELFPLGHSCAVCGKVKCKRHRPTLLLENYQPWLDLKVHSKVDASIAEVFELVLENFVYPWYRDITEDEACVDELRMTFRFFASVLVRRAQKVDIPAVFADRVMKAAMKHIETIVRARGRASSVDGLQQAALDEYGSALHVALHSRKDELLYLRRLTEMLFPYVMPPKATDCRSLALLLREVMAGSVILPTMDFMADPDTVNLMVLLFVDDTPPEPATEPPSALVPFLQKYADVSNKKPSVLKLELKEIRDQQDLLFRFMNFLKQEGAVHVLQFCLTVEEFNDKILSPELSDAELQRLHSEVQHIYNTYCLDESIDKISFDPFIVEEIRNIARGPYAGVVKLQTMRCLFEAYEHVLSLLETVFTPMFCHSDEYFRHLLRGAESPTRNSRMNRNSFSLEETRNPSKRGESFGISRIGSKIKGVFKSTTMEGALLPPSTINDIDDDTVEEATVVMEDDSPAEPVSMAGTQRNLSAWTITIPYIDLYEDEIKRERVPVFCIDVERNDRKEVGHEAEKWSVYRRYLEFYVLESKLTEFHGTFADAQLPSKRIIGPKNYEFLESKREEFEEYLQRLLLHPELSNSQLLADFLSPHSMESQFLDRMLPDVNLGKIFKSVPGKLIKEKGQNLEPFIQSFFNSCESPKPKPSRPELTILSPSAENNKRLFTNLFKNNANLSDGSERKHKHNLFMDMVTVDGMYDYMMYVGRVVFRVPDWLHHVLAAGRILFKSTFEAYMDQYMQSKLEQILQEHRTVSLITQLRDAVFCESSEERTAEDKQSRAKRTFEEMMKYLPDFVGKVIGEEGKHEGVQLLFDCLQQPLLNKQMTYVLLDIAVLELFPELSKGGKELLIV, encoded by the exons ATGCCAGGTGTTTGGACGTACGTGCAGGATTTGAAGCGGGGGCTGAAGCTCGACGTCCTGCGGGAAGCCGGGCGTCAGTATCCGGTgtcctgcttcctgctgctggGCATGGCGTCGCTGACTGTGCTGCTCAACAG CTACATCCACATCCTGATGGTGTTCTGGTCGCTCCTGGCTGGTGTCATCACCTTCTACTGCTCCCTTGGACCGGAGTCCCTCCTTCCAAACATCCTGTTCACGGTCAAACAGAGGAACAGA cagcaccagcagcagcaggagctgttTCCTCTGGGCCACAGCTGTGCCGTGTGCGGGAAAGTCAAGTGTAAACGTCACCG GCCGACCCTGCTCCTTGAAAACTACCAGCCATGGTTGGACCTGAAGGTTCATTCAAAGGTGGACGCTTCGATAGCAGAG GTCTTCGAGTTGGTCCTGGAAAACTTTGTCTACCCCTGGTACAG GGACATCACAGAGGACGAGGCGTGTGTGGACGAACTCAGGATGACCTTTCGTTTCTTTGCATCGGTGCTCGTCCGCCGCGCTCAGAAG GTGGATATTCCTGCTGTGTTCGCTGACAGAGTGATGAAAGCTGCAATGAAGCACATCGAAACTATCGTAAGAGCTCGAGGAAGAG ccagcaGTGTGGACGGTCTCCAGCAGGCTGCTCTGGATGAGTACGGCTCCGCCCTCCATGTTGCTCTGCACAGCCGTAAAGACGAGCTGCTCTACCTGCGGCGGCtgactgagatgctgtttccTTACGTCATGCCTCCCAAAGCCACGGACTGCCG GtctctggctctgctgctgcggGAAGTGATGGCCGGCTCAGTGATCCTGCCAACCATGGACTTCATGGCTGACCCT gACACTGTGAACCTGATGGTGCTCTTATTTGTTGATGACACTCCG CCTGAACCCGCCACCGAGCCTCCGTCTGCCCTGGTTCCTTTTCTTCAGAAATATGCCGATGTCAGCAACAAAAAGCCGTCT GTGCTGAAGCTGGAGCTGAAGGAGATCAGGGATCAGCAGGACCTCCTCTTTCGTTTCATGAACTTCCTGAAGCAGGAGGGAGCCGTGCACGTGCTGCAGTTCTGCCTCACTGTCG aggagttcAACGATAAGATCCTGAGTCCGGAGCTGAGCGACGCGGAGCTGCAGCGTCTTCACAGCGAGGTGCAGCACATCTACAACACCTACTGCCTGGACGAGAGCATCGACAAGATCAGCTTCGACCCGTTCATCGTGGAGGAGATCAGGAACA tcgCTCGCGGTCCGTACGCCGGTGTGGTGAAGCTGCAGACCATGCGCTGCTTGTTTGAGGCGTACGAGCACGTCCTGTCCCTGCTGGAGACTGTCTTCACACCCATGTTCTGTCACAGTGATGAA tacTTCAGACACCTGCTGAGAGGAGCCGAGTCTCCGACCAGGAACTCACGGATGAACAG AAACAGCTTCAGTCTGGAGGAAACCAG AAACCCGTCCAAGCGGGGGGAGTCTTTCGGCATCAGCAGGATCGGCAGCAAAATCAAAGGTGTGTTCAAGAGCACCACCATGGAGGGCGCCCTGCTGCCACCCAGCACCATCAATGACATCGACGACGACACG GTGGAGGAGGCGACCGTCGTCATGGAGGATGACTCCCCCGCAGAGCCGGTGAGCATGGCGGGCACTCAGAGGAACCTGTCAGCCTGGACCATCACCATCCCGTACATCGACCTGTACGAGGACGAGATCAAGAGGGAGCGGGTCCCCGTCTTCTGCATCGACGTGGAGCGCAACGACAGGAAGGAAG TTGGTCATGAGGCTGAGAAGTGGTCTGTGTACAGGAGATATCTGGAGTTCTACGTCCTGGAGTCAAAGCTCACTGAGTTCCACG GCACGTTTGCAGACGCACAGCTTCCCTCCAAAAGAATCATTGGACCAAAGAATTACGAGTTTCTTGAGTCAAAGAGGGAAGAATTTGAGGAATATTTACAG agaCTCCTGCTGCACCCAGAGCTCAGTAACAGTCAGCTGCTGGCagacttcctgtcccctcacaGCATGGAGTCTCAGTTCTTGGACCGGATGCTGCCTGATGTCAACCTGG ggaAAATTTTCAAGTCTGTTCCAGGAAAGCTGATAAAGGAG AAGGGACAGAACCTGGAGCCCTTCATCCAGTCCTTCTTCAACTCCTGCGAGTCGCCCAAACCCAAACCGAGCCGACCCGAGCTGACCATCCTCAGCCCCTCAGCTGAGAACAACAAGCGG ctcttcaCCAACCTGTTCAAGAACAACGCCAACCTGTCGGACGGCTCAGAgcgcaaacacaaacacaacctctTCATGGACATGGTCACTGTGGACGGCATGTACGACTACATGATGTATGTCG GTCGGGTGGTGTTCCGCGTACCGGACTGGCTGCATCACGTCCTGGCGGCTGGAAGGATCCTGTTCAAGAGCACGTTTGAAGCCTACATGGACCAGTACATGCAGTCCAAACTGGAGCAGATCCTCCAGGAGCACCGCACGGTGTCCCTCATCACGCAGCTCAGAG ACGCTGTTTTCTGTGAGAGCAGCGAGGAGCGGACGGCCGAGGACAAACAGAGCCGAGCCAAGCGGACCTTCGAGGAGATGATGAAGTATCTACCAG ACTTTGTGGGGAAAGTCATCGGTGAGGAGGGGAAACACGAGGGCGTCCAGCTGCTGTTcgactgtctgcagcagccgCTCCTCAACAAGCAG ATGACGTACGTCCTGCTGGACATCGCTGTGCTGGAACTTTTTCCTGAACTCAGCAAG GGAGGGAAGGAGCTGCTCATCGTGTGA
- the LOC114428425 gene encoding sorting nexin-14-like isoform X2, with protein sequence MPGVWTYVQDLKRGLKLDVLREAGRQYPVSCFLLLGMASLTVLLNSYIHILMVFWSLLAGVITFYCSLGPESLLPNILFTVKQRNRHQQQQELFPLGHSCAVCGKVKCKRHRPTLLLENYQPWLDLKVHSKVDASIAEVFELVLENFVYPWYRDITEDEACVDELRMTFRFFASVLVRRAQKVDIPAVFADRVMKAAMKHIETIVRARGRASSVDGLQQAALDEYGSALHVALHSRKDELLYLRRLTEMLFPYVMPPKATDCRSLALLLREVMAGSVILPTMDFMADPDTVNLMVLLFVDDTPPEPATEPPSALVPFLQKYADVSNKKPSVLKLELKEIRDQQDLLFRFMNFLKQEGAVHVLQFCLTVEEFNDKILSPELSDAELQRLHSEVQHIYNTYCLDESIDKISFDPFIVEEIRNIARGPYAGVVKLQTMRCLFEAYEHVLSLLETVFTPMFCHSDEYFRHLLRGAESPTRNSRMNRNSFSLEETRNPSKRGESFGISRIGSKIKGVFKSTTMEGALLPPSTINDIDDDTVEEATVVMEDDSPAEPVSMAGTQRNLSAWTITIPYIDLYEDEIKRERVPVFCIDVERNDRKEVGHEAEKWSVYRRYLEFYVLESKLTEFHGTFADAQLPSKRIIGPKNYEFLESKREEFEEYLQRLLLHPELSNSQLLADFLSPHSMESQFLDRMLPDVNLGKIFKSVPGKLIKEKGQNLEPFIQSFFNSCESPKPKPSRPELTILSPSAENNKRLFTNLFKNNANLSDGSERKHKHNLFMDMVTVDGMYDYMMYVGRVVFRVPDWLHHVLAAGRILFKSTFEAYMDQYMQSKLEQILQEHRTVSLITQLRDAVFCESSEERTAEDKQSRAKRTFEEMMKYLPDFVGKVIGEEGKHEGVQLLFDCLQQPLLNKQMTYVLLDIAVLELFPELSKQGGKELLIV encoded by the exons ATGCCAGGTGTTTGGACGTACGTGCAGGATTTGAAGCGGGGGCTGAAGCTCGACGTCCTGCGGGAAGCCGGGCGTCAGTATCCGGTgtcctgcttcctgctgctggGCATGGCGTCGCTGACTGTGCTGCTCAACAG CTACATCCACATCCTGATGGTGTTCTGGTCGCTCCTGGCTGGTGTCATCACCTTCTACTGCTCCCTTGGACCGGAGTCCCTCCTTCCAAACATCCTGTTCACGGTCAAACAGAGGAACAGA caccagcagcagcaggagctgttTCCTCTGGGCCACAGCTGTGCCGTGTGCGGGAAAGTCAAGTGTAAACGTCACCG GCCGACCCTGCTCCTTGAAAACTACCAGCCATGGTTGGACCTGAAGGTTCATTCAAAGGTGGACGCTTCGATAGCAGAG GTCTTCGAGTTGGTCCTGGAAAACTTTGTCTACCCCTGGTACAG GGACATCACAGAGGACGAGGCGTGTGTGGACGAACTCAGGATGACCTTTCGTTTCTTTGCATCGGTGCTCGTCCGCCGCGCTCAGAAG GTGGATATTCCTGCTGTGTTCGCTGACAGAGTGATGAAAGCTGCAATGAAGCACATCGAAACTATCGTAAGAGCTCGAGGAAGAG ccagcaGTGTGGACGGTCTCCAGCAGGCTGCTCTGGATGAGTACGGCTCCGCCCTCCATGTTGCTCTGCACAGCCGTAAAGACGAGCTGCTCTACCTGCGGCGGCtgactgagatgctgtttccTTACGTCATGCCTCCCAAAGCCACGGACTGCCG GtctctggctctgctgctgcggGAAGTGATGGCCGGCTCAGTGATCCTGCCAACCATGGACTTCATGGCTGACCCT gACACTGTGAACCTGATGGTGCTCTTATTTGTTGATGACACTCCG CCTGAACCCGCCACCGAGCCTCCGTCTGCCCTGGTTCCTTTTCTTCAGAAATATGCCGATGTCAGCAACAAAAAGCCGTCT GTGCTGAAGCTGGAGCTGAAGGAGATCAGGGATCAGCAGGACCTCCTCTTTCGTTTCATGAACTTCCTGAAGCAGGAGGGAGCCGTGCACGTGCTGCAGTTCTGCCTCACTGTCG aggagttcAACGATAAGATCCTGAGTCCGGAGCTGAGCGACGCGGAGCTGCAGCGTCTTCACAGCGAGGTGCAGCACATCTACAACACCTACTGCCTGGACGAGAGCATCGACAAGATCAGCTTCGACCCGTTCATCGTGGAGGAGATCAGGAACA tcgCTCGCGGTCCGTACGCCGGTGTGGTGAAGCTGCAGACCATGCGCTGCTTGTTTGAGGCGTACGAGCACGTCCTGTCCCTGCTGGAGACTGTCTTCACACCCATGTTCTGTCACAGTGATGAA tacTTCAGACACCTGCTGAGAGGAGCCGAGTCTCCGACCAGGAACTCACGGATGAACAG AAACAGCTTCAGTCTGGAGGAAACCAG AAACCCGTCCAAGCGGGGGGAGTCTTTCGGCATCAGCAGGATCGGCAGCAAAATCAAAGGTGTGTTCAAGAGCACCACCATGGAGGGCGCCCTGCTGCCACCCAGCACCATCAATGACATCGACGACGACACG GTGGAGGAGGCGACCGTCGTCATGGAGGATGACTCCCCCGCAGAGCCGGTGAGCATGGCGGGCACTCAGAGGAACCTGTCAGCCTGGACCATCACCATCCCGTACATCGACCTGTACGAGGACGAGATCAAGAGGGAGCGGGTCCCCGTCTTCTGCATCGACGTGGAGCGCAACGACAGGAAGGAAG TTGGTCATGAGGCTGAGAAGTGGTCTGTGTACAGGAGATATCTGGAGTTCTACGTCCTGGAGTCAAAGCTCACTGAGTTCCACG GCACGTTTGCAGACGCACAGCTTCCCTCCAAAAGAATCATTGGACCAAAGAATTACGAGTTTCTTGAGTCAAAGAGGGAAGAATTTGAGGAATATTTACAG agaCTCCTGCTGCACCCAGAGCTCAGTAACAGTCAGCTGCTGGCagacttcctgtcccctcacaGCATGGAGTCTCAGTTCTTGGACCGGATGCTGCCTGATGTCAACCTGG ggaAAATTTTCAAGTCTGTTCCAGGAAAGCTGATAAAGGAG AAGGGACAGAACCTGGAGCCCTTCATCCAGTCCTTCTTCAACTCCTGCGAGTCGCCCAAACCCAAACCGAGCCGACCCGAGCTGACCATCCTCAGCCCCTCAGCTGAGAACAACAAGCGG ctcttcaCCAACCTGTTCAAGAACAACGCCAACCTGTCGGACGGCTCAGAgcgcaaacacaaacacaacctctTCATGGACATGGTCACTGTGGACGGCATGTACGACTACATGATGTATGTCG GTCGGGTGGTGTTCCGCGTACCGGACTGGCTGCATCACGTCCTGGCGGCTGGAAGGATCCTGTTCAAGAGCACGTTTGAAGCCTACATGGACCAGTACATGCAGTCCAAACTGGAGCAGATCCTCCAGGAGCACCGCACGGTGTCCCTCATCACGCAGCTCAGAG ACGCTGTTTTCTGTGAGAGCAGCGAGGAGCGGACGGCCGAGGACAAACAGAGCCGAGCCAAGCGGACCTTCGAGGAGATGATGAAGTATCTACCAG ACTTTGTGGGGAAAGTCATCGGTGAGGAGGGGAAACACGAGGGCGTCCAGCTGCTGTTcgactgtctgcagcagccgCTCCTCAACAAGCAG ATGACGTACGTCCTGCTGGACATCGCTGTGCTGGAACTTTTTCCTGAACTCAGCAAG CAAGGAGGGAAGGAGCTGCTCATCGTGTGA